A genome region from Anastrepha ludens isolate Willacy chromosome 3, idAnaLude1.1, whole genome shotgun sequence includes the following:
- the LOC128857228 gene encoding cell cycle checkpoint protein RAD1 — MQHSKTLYEKGILKNIRMLTQRQYSNFKFVARLDQIKTFYTGIKALSFENNGKFQISEDGLRVTVEEGQSVQANLYMTASCFAEFHVVDMVTFGINMSIISECLGLFAGMPCSLKMFYKGHGAPLVLVLRPNDEADISAECSIKTTNVEDVIDYNLDEDSPSLNVVFVRGPALAHLFQELNKAADELRIILSPRQPHFKIETLGVMKTETFVEVAKTSDMMMLFNCRETTSACYRNSEMRLTHKALAAATKVAIKTDLSGLLEMHFMMQSEEQTEVYVQFYIMPLADI; from the exons ATGCAACATTCAAAAACTCTTTATGAGAAAGggatcttaaaaaatataaggaTGTTAACACAACGGCAATACTCGAATTTTAAATTCGTGGCCCGTTTGgatcaaataaaaacattttacacGGGCATAAAAGCATTGAGTTTTGAAAAC AATGGCAAATTCCAAATAAGTGAGGATGGCCTACGTGTCACCGTGGAAGAGGGCCAAAGTGTACAGGCCAATCTCTATATGACTGCTTCATGTTTTGCTGAGTTTCACGTAGTAGATATGGTAACCTTTGGCATAAACATGAGCATCATCTCAGAGTGTTTAGGTCTTTTCGCCGGCATGCCCTGCAGCTTGAAAATGTTCTATAAAGGTCACGGTGCACCACTCGTACTTGTTCTACGACCCAACGATGAGGCTGACATTTCGGCTGAGTGCTCCATTAAAACTACCAACGTTGAAGATGTAATCGATTACAATCTTGACGAGGACAGTCCAAGCTTAAATGTTGTCTTTGTGAGAGGACCTGCATTGGCGCATCTCTTTCAAGAGCTAAACAAGGCAGCGGATGAGTTGAGAATAATTCTATCACCACGACAGCCGCATTTTAAAATCGAAACTTTGGGTGTAATGAAAACCGAGACTTTTGTTGAGGTAGCCAAAACTAGTGATATGATGATGTTGTTCAATTGTCGTGAGACTACATCGGCATGCTACCGTAATAGTGAGATGCGTCTGACACACAAAGCCTTGGCGGCCGCCACCAAAGTGGCGATAAAAACCGATTTGAGTGGTTTACTGGAGATGCATTTTATGATGCAGTCCGAGGAGCAGACAGAAGTCTATGTACAGTTTTATATAATGCCGCTGGCGGATATTTAA
- the LOC128857230 gene encoding uncharacterized protein LOC128857230, which yields MQLEANDLRTAKRILVKLVEEALLEYEQNLAELDEPSNTDGHLNHLILQLKALLGEVLVEALGILDEQSIQLYSYDNSEIAEIQIKRQQHTNTFWLFPRVNYCTCDQFKEGVLGVADQLQTVSSTPSSEKLKNRYTCAHVLALRLAQVLRPAPLTFKVEAVTKQQFKNLQDRMYCSYLDVFKEGLG from the exons ATGCAATTGGAAGCGAATGATTTACGCACAGCAAAACGGATTCTGGTCAAGTTGGTCGAGGAAGCATTGCTTGAGTACGAACAAAATTTAGCTGAGCTGGATGAACCTTCAA ATACGGATGGGCACTTAAACCACCTAATTCTGCAACTGAAGGCACTTCTGGGCGAAGTCCTTGTTGAAGCGTTAGGCATTTTGGACGAACAAAGTATACAGTTATATAGCTATGACAACAGTGAGATTGcggaaatacaaataaaacgccaacaacacacaaacacattttgGTTATTCCCACGCGttaactattgcacatgtgatCAATTCAAGGAGGGTGTATTGGGAGTAGCAGACCAACTGCAAACAGTAAGCTCAACTCCTTCAAgtgagaagttgaaaaacagaTATACGTGCGCACATGTTTTGGCGCTACGTCTGGCACAAGTGTTGCGCCCAGCTCCGTTAACTTTCAAAGTGGAAGCAGTGACAAAGCAGCAATTCAAGAATTTGCAAGATCGGATGTATTGCAGTTACTTGGACGTATTTAAGGAAGGCTTGGGTTAA
- the LOC128857229 gene encoding protein screw, producing the protein MAHQAFGIFATLLLVCCLAFAQEYVPDEMIELVDITGWGRNSEQIRIEPWLSNSATKFLIEVYKELSEDDEEDLPEYFSYLHKTRYKRSLPDETLITSFDRREIELCNNIITFASRPPRFNSNSALSGDMFLNFNLNDIPDDLELTHGVLRVYQNPQLGVYGSGMAAEKQTFKVSLYQPSGDYMLYISSTNTTTDFRGWLELNATSLLNNWIRFRTFQQTLFGNQLLVGVALHKPHAETRNMQVQQIAAADIGLVPAHVQREMLGVQPFLIGYFNGPDLLTKVQANTDYTRRERQSDFLRHQRPLFGEHTTFEQAAKGEAKPCERYSFTLDFSFLGIENSVIAPKTFATYFCYGECNFPLGTPMSNATNHAIVQTLMHLSRPSLPKPACVPTKLSPISVLHSINEDNANLIRFSQIVAKECGCR; encoded by the exons ATGGCGCACCAAGCGTTTGGGATTTTTGCAACTCTCTTGCTTGTATGCTGTCTAGCGTTTGCCCAGGAATATGTACCGGATGAGATGATTGAACTGGTGGATATAACGGGCTGGGGGCGGAACAGCGAACAAATCAGAATAGAGCCATGGTTGAG TAATTCGGCTACAAAATTCTTGATTGAAGTTTACAAGGAATTAAGTGAGGATGACGAGGAAGATTTGCCAGAATACTTCAGTTATCTACACAAGACGCGTTATAAACGTTCGCTCCCCGATGAGACCTTGATTACGTCTTTTGATCGCAGGGAGATAGAGTTGTGCAACAACATAATCACATTCGCTAGCAGAC CCCCACGGTTCAACTCAAATTCCGCACTCTCCGGCGATATGTTCCTCAACTTCAATTTGAATGATATTCCCGACGACTTGGAGTTAACTCATGGCGTCTTACGTGTCTACCAAAATCCACAGCTGGGTGTATACGGCAGTGGTATGGCGGCAGAAAAGCAAACCTTTAAAGTCTCCTTATACCAGCCATCTGGAGATTATATGCTATATATTTCATCGACAAATACCACTACCGACTTCAGAGGTTGGCTGGAATTGAATGCAACCAGTCTACTTAATAACTGGATACGTTTTCGTACTTTCCAACAAACGCTCTTTGGCAACCAATTACTTGTTGGTGTTGCCTTGCATAAACCACACGCGGAAACAAGAAATATGCAAGTACAACAAATAGCGGCAGCTGATATTGGTTTAGTACCGGCTCACGTGCAGCGCGAGATGCTTGGTGTGCAGCCCTTCCTTATCGGTTACTTTAATGGTCCCGATTTGCTGACAAAAGTGCAAGCGAATACAGATTATACACGTCGGGAGCGTCAAAGTGATTTTCTGCGACATCAACGGCCACTATTCGGGGAGCATACAACATTCGAGCAGGCGGCAAAAGGGGAGGCAAAACCATGCGAACGTTACAGTTTTACGCTGGATTTCTCGTTTTTGGGTATAGAAAACTCGGTGATTGCTCCAAAGACCTTCGCAACCTACTTCTGTTACGGtgaatgcaatttccctttgGGCACGCCTATGAGTAATGCTACCAATCACGCGATCGTGCAGACCTTGATGCATCTCTCGCGGCCAAGTCTACCGAAGCCAGCTTGCGTGCCAACCAAATTGAGTCCAATTTCCGTTCTACATTCTATCAATGAGGACAACGCCAATTTGATACGATTCTCGCAAATCGTGGCCAAGGAATGCGGCTGTCGTTGA
- the LOC128857232 gene encoding calpain-C — MTSRYERIKADCVARKVLWEDPDFAAVQSSVFYYQTPPFTFQWRRIADIAEAQQACFVNEAENFDVIPGKMGDRWLVSCLGVLHSLRNLFYRVVPADQSLDKAHGVFRFRLWWCGEWVEVLVDDRLPTINGRLAFLQPQTSHCYWASLLEKAIAKLHGSYEALKYGTRSDGLSDLLGGVVECIPLKTGTSATDLLRPQQLKSHLETTCIVTCIVAAVGAASGQHKNVPERLANGVAFNVNYRLSSLDKVETLLGDAVQLVRLKDPLSCNVFDNNAVFEGDWSALSASWERVSVQERDRLFGQLDVGEFWMSFLEFTQTFTSLECIYLDADTAKDELTLQDRPKRWQMKMFQGQWKRGVTAGGCRNHESFHINPQLLLNIQEKQEVVVALNQHTAVEPKVIGFSMYKLSGLANGGKGKFSECLPKEFFKTQVSFLNSDYGNTRHVSYRCQLEVGQYVLMPTTYEPGEETSFTVRFLGTAALRLSLLETQTMMLLDPFPALKTEVETTKNKSVCQYEPVFMQLADENKTINCFELHELLEACLPNDYIKGCANIDICRQVIALQDKTGTGRINFLQFKTFMVNLKSWQGVFKIYTKEKAGVLRAERLRDALYDVGFQLSTEIMNCLMQRYIRKDGTLRLSDFASAVLHLTAAFDYFQRKDHNQDNVIEIEMSDWIKCVLRC; from the exons ATGACCTCACGATATGAGCGCATCAAAGCTGATTGTGTGGCACGCAAAGTTCTGTGGGAGGATCCGGACTTCGCAGCCGTGCAATCATCGGTTTTCTACTATCAAACGCCACCGTTCACATTCCAGTGGCGCCGCATAGCCGACATCGCAGAAGCACAACAGGCATGTTTTGTGAATGAAGCTGAAAATTTCGACGTAATTCCTGGCAAAATGGGCGACCGTTGGCTAGTATCGTGCCTGGGAGTGCTGCATTCGCTGCGCAATCTATTCTATCGTGTTGTGCCCGCAGATCAAAGTCTTGACAAAGCGCACGGTGTATTTCGCTTTCGCTTGTGGTGGTGTGGTGAGTGGGTGGAGGTGCTCGTTGACGATCGCCTACCCACCATCAATGGCCGCTTAGCGTTTCTACAGCCACAAACTTCGCATTGCTACTGGGCGTCACTGCTGGAGAAGGCGATAGCGAAGTTGCACGGCTCGTACGAGGCACTGAAGTATGGCACGCGTTCGGATGGGCTCAGTGATCTCCTTGGTGGTGTGGTCGAGTGTATACCGTTGAAAACAGGCACTAGTGCTACAGATCTGCTGCGGCCGCAACAATTGAAATCACATCTGGAAACTACCTGCATAGTTACTTGCATCGTAGCAGCTGTCGGCGCAGCTAGTGGCCAACACAAAAACGTGCCTGAACGGCTAGCGAATGGTGTCGCGTTCAATGTCAACTACAG ACTTTCTTCGCTGGACAAAGTGGAAACGCTGTTGGGTGACGCAGTGCAGCTAGTGCGTTTAAAAGATCCATTGTCGTGTAACGTATTTGATAATAATGCCGTATTTGAAGGCGACTGGTCAGCTTTGTCAGCGTCTTGGGAACGCGTTTCGGTGCAAGAACGAGACCGCTTATTTGGTCAACTGGACGTTGGCGAATTCTGGATGTCCTTCCTTGAATTCACACAAACGTTCACCAGCCTCGAATGCATCTACTTGGACGCTGATACAGCCAAAGATGAGCTGACATTGCAGGATCGACCAAAGCGTTGGCAAATGAAAATGTTCCAAGGCCAATGGAAGCGTGGCGTCACAGCTGGTGGCTGCCGAAATCACGAATCTTTTCACATAAATCCACAGCTGCTTCTGAACATACAAGAAAAGCAAGAAGTTGTGGTGGCATTAAATCAACACACAGCCGTAGAGCCCAAAGTTATAGGCTTCTCAATGTACAAACTAAGTGGCTTAGCGAATGGTGGAAAGGGAAAGTTCAGCGAATGCCTGCCAAAGGAATTCTTCAAAACGCAGGTGAGCTTCCTTAATTCCGATTACGGCAATACACGGCATGTCAGCTATCGCTGTCAACTGGAAGTGGGCCAATATGTGCTCATGCCAACCACATACGAGCCGGGTGAAGAGACTAGCTTTACTGTGCGTTTTCTGGGTACCGCAGCCTTGCGTCTATCGCTGCTCGAAACACAAACTATGATGCTATTGGACCCTTTCCCAGCACTAAAAACTGAAGTTGAAACCACTAAGAACAAAAGTGTATGCCAATATGAGCCGGTGTTTATGCAATTGGCAGATGAGAATAAAACAATTAACTGTTTTGAGCTGCACGAACTGCTGGAGGCATGCTTGCCCAACGATTACATCAAAGGTTGTGCCAACATCGACATATGTCGTCAGGTGATTGCATTACAAGACAAAACTGGCACCGGCCGTATTAACTTCCTGCAATTCAAAACGTTTATGGTGAACTTGAAATCATGGCAAGGCGTATTTAAAATCTACACAAAAGAAAAAGCGGGCGTTCTGCGTGCCGAGCGTTTGCGTGACGCGCTCTACGATGTGGGGTTCCAGTTGAGCACGGAGATAATGAATTGTCTAATGCAACGCTACATACGCAAGGATGGCACCTTGCGGCTGAGTGATTTTGCGTCAGCGGTGCTGCATCTGACCGCCGCATTCGACTACTTTCAACGCAAGGATCACAATCAGGACAATGTAATCGAAATTGAAATGTCGGATTGGATCAAGTGTGTGCTGCGTTGCTAA